The Apus apus isolate bApuApu2 chromosome 21, bApuApu2.pri.cur, whole genome shotgun sequence genome has a segment encoding these proteins:
- the PPP1R8 gene encoding nuclear inhibitor of protein phosphatase 1 isoform X2: protein MGQSQDGGERGPLALRVPQLKLIIDEKKYYLFGRNPDLCDFTIDHQSCSRVHAALVYHKHLKRVFLIDLNSTHGTFLGHIRLEPHKPQQIPIDSTVSFGASTRAYTLREKPQTLPSAVKGDEKMSGEDEELKGLLGLPEEETELDNLTEFNTAHNKRISTLTIEEGNLDIQRSKRKRKNSRVTFSDDDEIINPEDVDPSVGRFRNMVQTAVVPVKKKRLENPGSLTTDDSASRRMQNFPYSGGLYGGLPPTHNEAGSQSHGVHGTALIGGLPMPYPNLAPDVDLAPVVPSTVNMNPAPNPAVFNPEAVNEPKKKKYAKEAWPGKKPTPSLLI from the exons AAACTCATCATTGATGAGAAGAAATACTATCTCTTTGGGAGAAATCCCGATCTGTGCGATTTTACCATCGACCACCAGTCTTGCTCTCGGGTCCATGCTGCCTTGGTCTATCACAAACACCTCAAGAGGGTTTTCCTCATAGATCTAAACAGCA CACATGGCACATTCTTGGGTCATATCCGTTTGGAACCTCACAAACCCCAGCAGATACCCATCGATTCCACGGTTTCATTTGGCGCTTCTACACGGGCTTACACTCTGCGGGAGAAGCCCCAGACCCTGCCATCAGCAGTGAAAGGGGATGAGAAAATGAGTGGTGAAGATGAGGAACTCAAGGGCTTGCTAGGCCTACCCGAGGAGGAGACAGAACTTGAT AACCTGACAGAGTTTAATACAGCCCACAACAAAAGAATTTCCACACTAACCATTGAGGAAGGGAACTTGGATATTCAGAGGTCGAAAAGAAAACGGAAGAACTCCAGAGTGACATTCAGTGATGATGATGAGATCATCAATCCAG AGGATGTGGACCCTTCTGTTGGGCGGTTCAGGAACATGGTACAGACAGCAGTAGTCCCTGTTAAG AAAAAACGGTTGGAGAACCCGGGCTCGTTGACCACGGATGATTCTGCATCACGACGTATGCAAAACTTTCCCTACAGTGGGGGATTATATGGTGGGTTACCCCCGACGCACAATGAGGCGGGTTCCCAGTCGCACGGCGTCCATGGGACAGCGCTCATTGGTGGTCTGCCCATGCCCTACCCCAATCTTGCCCCAGATGTGGACTTGGCTCCTGTTGTGCCCTCAACAGTTAACATGAACCCAGCTCCAAACCCTGCTGTCTTTAATCCTGAAGCTGTGAATGAACCCAAGAAGAAGAAATACGCGAAGGAGGCGTGGCCGGGCAAGAAGCCGACCCCTTCCCTGCTGATCTGA
- the PPP1R8 gene encoding nuclear inhibitor of protein phosphatase 1 isoform X1, which yields MAASAGPSLFECPSWAGKPPPGLHLDVVKGDKLIEKLIIDEKKYYLFGRNPDLCDFTIDHQSCSRVHAALVYHKHLKRVFLIDLNSTHGTFLGHIRLEPHKPQQIPIDSTVSFGASTRAYTLREKPQTLPSAVKGDEKMSGEDEELKGLLGLPEEETELDNLTEFNTAHNKRISTLTIEEGNLDIQRSKRKRKNSRVTFSDDDEIINPEDVDPSVGRFRNMVQTAVVPVKKKRLENPGSLTTDDSASRRMQNFPYSGGLYGGLPPTHNEAGSQSHGVHGTALIGGLPMPYPNLAPDVDLAPVVPSTVNMNPAPNPAVFNPEAVNEPKKKKYAKEAWPGKKPTPSLLI from the exons ggcAGGAAAACCACCACCTGGCTTACACCTGGATGTAGTCAAAGGAGACAAACTCATAGAG AAACTCATCATTGATGAGAAGAAATACTATCTCTTTGGGAGAAATCCCGATCTGTGCGATTTTACCATCGACCACCAGTCTTGCTCTCGGGTCCATGCTGCCTTGGTCTATCACAAACACCTCAAGAGGGTTTTCCTCATAGATCTAAACAGCA CACATGGCACATTCTTGGGTCATATCCGTTTGGAACCTCACAAACCCCAGCAGATACCCATCGATTCCACGGTTTCATTTGGCGCTTCTACACGGGCTTACACTCTGCGGGAGAAGCCCCAGACCCTGCCATCAGCAGTGAAAGGGGATGAGAAAATGAGTGGTGAAGATGAGGAACTCAAGGGCTTGCTAGGCCTACCCGAGGAGGAGACAGAACTTGAT AACCTGACAGAGTTTAATACAGCCCACAACAAAAGAATTTCCACACTAACCATTGAGGAAGGGAACTTGGATATTCAGAGGTCGAAAAGAAAACGGAAGAACTCCAGAGTGACATTCAGTGATGATGATGAGATCATCAATCCAG AGGATGTGGACCCTTCTGTTGGGCGGTTCAGGAACATGGTACAGACAGCAGTAGTCCCTGTTAAG AAAAAACGGTTGGAGAACCCGGGCTCGTTGACCACGGATGATTCTGCATCACGACGTATGCAAAACTTTCCCTACAGTGGGGGATTATATGGTGGGTTACCCCCGACGCACAATGAGGCGGGTTCCCAGTCGCACGGCGTCCATGGGACAGCGCTCATTGGTGGTCTGCCCATGCCCTACCCCAATCTTGCCCCAGATGTGGACTTGGCTCCTGTTGTGCCCTCAACAGTTAACATGAACCCAGCTCCAAACCCTGCTGTCTTTAATCCTGAAGCTGTGAATGAACCCAAGAAGAAGAAATACGCGAAGGAGGCGTGGCCGGGCAAGAAGCCGACCCCTTCCCTGCTGATCTGA